The following are encoded in a window of Candidatus Fluviicola riflensis genomic DNA:
- the bshC gene encoding bacillithiol biosynthesis cysteine-adding enzyme BshC, with amino-acid sequence MTTTISRKALSSFSTFSSAFGQDQTSFSAFIQQPFDSVEDLTAQAKRKHPVYSSASRKIVTDTIARQLEHQLSVSQLSNLDLLREETTMTITTGHQLTLFGGPLFLLYKVLHVVKLARSFNESQTEFKAVPVFWLASEDHDFEEIQSAQLFNKNLRWESEQKGPVGRFHMENYDLVLDELKAFFTTKEACELLELVKDLPDTNYAIHYQQLMNRLFADFGVLVLQPDDHALKQLFIPVLQREITEKPSFKAVQVTNEQLQKAGWSPQAQARACNLFLLDATGRHRIDPSANGFTIDGKAYSKEELLQLTEQQPELFSPNVILRPVYQETILPNLAYIGGGGEMAYWIQLKGVFEAHDVLFPLIQQRNSLLLVDGATAKRIEKTGWELSRFFEPKEQLRKAYLLEHDADQLNMEAIQAQFQSLRLSMITKAKEIDASLESFAEAETVRMSKQLEVYEQRLLKQVKQQHEQALKAIDGVCDRFLPGNVLQERALHWLNFAPSGDYSSLLTAIEAVIDPFQSDLIVVELKN; translated from the coding sequence ATGACAACAACAATTTCAAGAAAGGCACTATCATCATTTTCCACATTTTCGAGCGCCTTCGGACAAGACCAAACATCCTTCAGCGCATTCATTCAACAACCTTTCGATTCCGTTGAAGATCTGACAGCGCAAGCCAAACGCAAACATCCGGTTTATTCATCCGCATCGAGAAAAATAGTAACGGACACGATTGCACGACAACTCGAACATCAACTTTCGGTATCACAACTCAGCAACCTCGATTTACTTCGGGAGGAAACGACCATGACAATTACCACCGGACACCAATTAACCTTGTTTGGTGGGCCGCTTTTCCTGCTTTACAAAGTACTGCATGTAGTAAAACTGGCGCGGTCGTTCAATGAATCTCAAACTGAATTCAAAGCCGTTCCCGTATTCTGGCTGGCCAGCGAAGATCATGATTTCGAAGAAATTCAATCAGCTCAGCTGTTCAACAAAAACCTGAGGTGGGAAAGCGAACAAAAAGGCCCTGTAGGACGCTTCCATATGGAAAACTACGATCTTGTTTTAGATGAATTGAAAGCTTTTTTCACAACCAAAGAAGCTTGTGAATTGCTGGAACTGGTGAAAGATCTTCCGGATACCAATTATGCAATACATTACCAGCAACTGATGAACCGGCTTTTTGCCGATTTCGGGGTTTTGGTGCTTCAACCGGATGATCACGCATTAAAGCAATTATTTATACCTGTTCTGCAACGGGAAATCACAGAAAAACCTTCATTCAAAGCCGTTCAGGTAACGAATGAACAATTGCAAAAAGCAGGCTGGTCACCGCAAGCACAGGCCAGAGCGTGTAATCTTTTTTTGCTCGATGCAACCGGAAGACATCGCATTGATCCTTCTGCAAACGGATTTACGATTGATGGAAAAGCCTATTCGAAAGAAGAATTGCTGCAATTGACAGAACAACAACCCGAATTATTTTCGCCCAATGTGATCTTGCGGCCGGTGTACCAGGAAACCATTCTTCCCAACCTCGCTTACATTGGCGGTGGCGGCGAAATGGCTTACTGGATTCAGCTAAAAGGCGTATTCGAAGCGCATGACGTACTTTTTCCATTGATCCAGCAACGGAATTCTTTGCTTTTGGTTGATGGTGCAACCGCAAAACGCATCGAAAAAACCGGCTGGGAATTATCCCGCTTTTTTGAACCGAAAGAACAGCTGCGCAAAGCTTATTTGCTGGAACACGATGCCGATCAGTTGAATATGGAAGCCATTCAGGCGCAATTTCAAAGCCTGCGTTTGTCAATGATTACCAAAGCCAAAGAAATTGACGCAAGCCTCGAATCGTTTGCCGAGGCCGAAACCGTGCGGATGTCAAAACAATTGGAGGTATACGAACAACGCCTTCTGAAACAGGTCAAACAACAGCATGAACAGGCATTGAAAGCTATTGATGGCGTTTGTGATCGTTTTCTTCCGGGGAATGTGTTGCAGGAACGGGCACTGCATTGGCTGAATTTTGCTCCTTCAGGTGATTATTCAAGTCTACTGACGGCGATTGAAGCAGTAATTGATCCGTTTCAAAGTGATCTAATTGTGGTAGAATTGAAAAATTAA
- a CDS encoding peptidyl-prolyl cis-trans isomerase — MEAIIKTAKGDMKVMFYEADAPKTVDNFVKLSKEGYYDGLTFHRVLPDFVIQGGCPNSREGATGMPGTGGPGYKIDCELTGENQYHDRGVLSMAHAGRNTGGSQFFVCHSRTNTAHLDRNHTCFGKVIEGADIIDQISQGDRIESITIID, encoded by the coding sequence ATGGAAGCCATTATTAAAACCGCCAAAGGCGATATGAAAGTGATGTTTTACGAAGCAGATGCACCGAAAACGGTAGACAACTTCGTGAAATTATCGAAAGAAGGATATTATGACGGATTGACGTTTCACCGCGTTTTGCCTGATTTTGTGATCCAGGGAGGTTGTCCGAATTCACGTGAAGGAGCAACAGGAATGCCTGGAACCGGCGGACCTGGTTACAAAATCGATTGTGAATTAACCGGCGAAAACCAATACCATGACCGTGGTGTATTGTCTATGGCTCACGCGGGAAGAAACACCGGTGGTTCACAGTTTTTCGTTTGTCACAGTCGTACAAATACCGCGCATTTAGACAGAAATCATACCTGCTTCGGAAAAGTAATTGAAGGTGCGGATATTATTGATCAGATTAGCCAGGGAGATCGTATCGAGTCGATCACAATTATTGACTAA